Below is a genomic region from Lonsdalea populi.
GGCGATTGCCGACTGGCAAGCGCGTTATCCGCGTCACCCGGCTGCTAAAACGCTGCCGACGGTGTTAATGCAGCAGGGGACAGGGCCGAATCTGTCGACCTCCGGCAGTATTGCGCTGCTGTTGCCGTTAAACGGTCAGGCGCAGGTCTATTCGAAAGCCATTCAGGCCGGTTTCAGCGCAGCACGGGACGGCCAGGCCATGCCGAATGCTCCGGTGCAAACGCCAGAGGTTGCTCCGATAACCACAACGCCGGAAGACTCTACTCCCGCCGCGACGGCGAATCAGGCACTAGCGGCACCAGCGCAAGAACAACCGGCTTCCGTGACCGCTGCCCCGGCGCCATACAGCACAGCCGCTACGCCCGATCCAACATCCAGCCGCGTGGCGGTGAAAGTCTATGACACGACCGGCCAGCAGCTGGCCAACGTCATTGCTCAGGCGCAAAAAGACGGGGCCACCATGATTGTGGGGCCGCTGCTCAAAAATGACGTAGAGCAATTACCGGCGGCCCAAACCACGCTGCCGGTGCTGGCGCTGAATCAGCCGGAGCACGTGCAGCCGAGCCCCAATATCTGCTATTTCGCCCTGTCGCCGGAAGATGAAGCTCGGGATGCTGCGCAGTTCATTCATAGTCAGGGTAAACAGCAGCCGCTGGTTCTAGCGCCGCGCGGCAGTCTAGGCGATCGCGTGACGGCCGCTTTCGCTGCCGCCTGGCAGCAACAGGGCGGCGCCGCGCCGTTACAGCAGCGCATCGGCAGCACCGCCGAGTTGAAACAGGCCATCAACAACGGCGCAGGCATTTCACTGAGCGGGCAGCCGATTGTCGCTGAACCAACGTCACCTCAACCACAGTCAAGCACCACCATCGGCGGCCTCAATATTCCGGCTCAGGTGCCTCCAACACCAGCTGAAACCAGCGCAGGCGGCGTAGATGCGGTCTATATCATCGCCACACCGGACGAGCTATCGTTAATCAAACCCATGATCGACTTGCGCAACAAATCACGCGCTCGCGCCGCGCTCTATGCCAGCTCACGCAGCAATCAGGCCGGTTTCGGACCCGATTTCCGTCTGGAAATGGAAGGGCTGCAGTTTAGCGATATTCCGCTGCTGACAGGGGCGAATCCGTCGCTGATGCAGCAGACTACCGCTCAGTTCCGTAACGACTACTCGCTGGTACGCCTGTTTGCTATGGGAATGGATGCCTGGACGCTGGCGAACAACTTCTCCTCACTGCGTCAACCGCCGGGCTATCGTCTGGAGGGTTCGACAGGGCAACTGAGCGCTACGCCGGATTGCGTAGTGAACCGCAAACTCACCTGGCTACAGTTCCGCCAGGGGCAACTGGTGCCTGCATCCTGAAGACCCGCGAAACTGGGAACGATTACGAACGACGGGCTCGGCGCTACCTGGAGCGCGCGGGCCTGATGTTTGTCGCGGGCAACGTGACGCTACGCGGCGGCGAGCTGGATTTGATCATGCGCGACGGCCCGATATGGGTTTTCGTAGAAGTACGCTACCGGCGTAACGCGGACTTTGGCGGCGCAGCCGCCAGCGTGACCCGACGCAAGCAGCAAAAGTTACTGCGGACGGCCGCAGTGTGGCTATCACATCAAGGCGGCGGCTTCGAACATACCGACTGTCGTTTCGACGTACTGGCTATCACCGGCGACCAGATGGAGTGGTTGCCGAACGCGTTCGGCAATCAGGAATAATTGGTTAATTCCGAAAACAAAAGAATAGGTTACCCAAACGTGCTGGATAGAATTAAAGTCTGTTTTACCGAGAGCATCCAAACCCAGATCGCCGCGGCAGAAGCCTTGCCGGATGCCATCTCACGGGCAGCGGTCACAATGGTGCAATCTTTGCTCAACGGCAACAAAATCCTGAGCTGCGGGAACGGCACTTCCGCCGCCAACGCCCAGCATTTTGCCGCCAATATGATTAATCGTTTCGAAACGGAGCGTCCCAGCCTGCCCGCTATCGCGCTGAACGCCGACAACGTGGTGCTGACGGCGATTTCAAACGACCGGTTGCACGAGGAGATCTATGCAAAACAGGTCCGGGCTTTAGGACATGCGGGGGATATCCTCCTGGCGATATCCACGCATGGAAACAGCCGCGACATCGTTAAAGCGGTAGAAGCCGCCGTGACCCGTGACATGACCATCGTTGCGTTAACCGGCTACGATGGCGGCGAACTTGCTGGTTTGCTGGGACAACAGGATGTGGAAATTCGCATCCCGTCGCACCGCAACGCTCGAATTCAGGAAATGCACATGTTGACTGTGAACTGCTTGTGCGATCTGATAGACAACACGCTCTTCCCACACCAGAACGATTAAGGAGTGCCTCATGAGGATATATTCTTGCATTGCCGTGCTGTCCGCCGCTCTGCTGCTACAAGGTTGTATCGGCGCGGTCGCTATCGGCAGCGCAGCCGTCGCGACCAAAACCGCGACCGATCCCCGCACGGTAGGGACTCAGGTTGATGATGGTACGTTGGAAATGCGCGTTTCCAATACGTTGGCAAAAGACCAGCAGTTAAGTAAAGAAGCCCGCATCGTTGCGACGGTGTATCAGGGCAAAGTCTTGTTGACCGGGCAGTCGCCGAAGGCGGAGCTGTCCAGTCGAGCCAGGCAGATTGCACTGGGTGTGGAAGGTACGACGGAGGTGTATAACGAAATCCGTCAGGGAACGCCAATTAGCCTGGGCACCGCTTCAATGGATACCTGGATCACCACCAAAGTACGCTCTCAGTTGCTGGCCAGCGATCAGGTCAAGTCCTCTAACGTCAAAGTGACCACTGAAAACAACGAAGTCTTCCTGTTAGGGCTGGTCACTCGTCGCGAGGGCGCCGCCGCAGCGCAAATCGCCAGCAAAGTCAGCGGCGTCAAACATGTCACCACAGCATTTACCTATCTGGAATAAACACAACATGCCTGACCCGCTTTCACGGCGGGCTCAGGACTTCCTGGTCCTGTCGTTGACTCACCTCACCGCCCAATATCCCTTCATACCCGCGATGCCGATGGCAGAATGACTTTGTTTTGCACCCCATCGATGGCTTGGCCGCATTGCCTGAAAATGCCGCGAAGTGGCAGAACATCATGCTGGATTTACGAATACATTAGCCTGGCTATTGTTTTTTTTGGCCTTCTCGACGCAGACTATGCTGGACGGATCGATAAATCCTGCGATAAGCGCCGGGAGTTTTAGAAACGGAACCGTAGCATTATCGTAACTCGTTGTTTTTAAGGAAGGCTTCACCACCAATCTGGCTCATTTGACGAAGTACCCACTGTTGTCGGCGAATCATATAGCCCGAGGGTCTGTCGACGCGAAAGCGAATAGGATTGGGCAATACAGAAGCCAGCAACGCCGCCTCGCTGGCGGTTAAGCGACTGGCCGACTTGTGGAAAAAATGCCGGGAAGCCTCTTCAACACCGAAAATCCCGGGGCCAAACTCCACGATATTAAGGTAGACGGTCAGAATCCGGCGCTTGCTCCACGTCAGCTCCATCACCGTCGTCAAGCCGGCCTCAAGTCCTTTGCGCACCCAGCTGCGCCCATCCCACAACAGCAAATTTTTGACCGTTTGCTGAGACAGAGTGGAAGCACCGCGAATGCGTCCTTCATTCTCTTCGTTATGCCGCAAGGCGGCATCGATCGCAACGAGGTCGAAACCCCAATGTTGTGGAAACTTTTGGTCTTCCGCCGCAATCACCGCCAGCGGCATGGCATAGGCAATCTCATCCATTGAAACCCACTCGGAATGGGCGATATAAGAAAAGTCACCGCGCAGCCACGCGCTGACCTGACGATCGATCATCACCGCCGAGAAGGGAACCGGCAGAAAGGCAAACAACGCAATCGCCAGCAACCAGATCCCCAGAATGATCACAACGGCCCGGACAATAGCGCGTTTAAAACCACTCGCAAAATGACTTAGGGCTCGGCCTGATTTCATTTCGTCAATTCCAAAACATGGGCAACCAGTTTCTCAATTCCCCTAGCAACCTCGCCGATGGAGTTCGCTAGCATGTAGGCCGGGGTCGTCACAACTTTGTGTTCTGCATCTACAACAATGTCGTCAACCGGACAAGTCACGTGCATTCCCCCCATCGCTTCGATGGCTTCCGCTGTATCGATATCGTTACCAATTGTAAGTCTGACAGGAGCACCCAGCAGTCTTGGCAACATGGCTGGGGAGATGCAAACAAAACCAATTGGTTTACTTTTCTTATAAATTTCCTGGGTGAGTATTTTTAATTCTTCATCGACCTGACACTCGCTTCCTCGGGTCGCAAAATCACTTAAATTTTCCGCCGCGCCGAAACCACCGGGAACAATCAATGCATCGAGCTGTTCCGCGTCAGCCGCGGACAGAGGCTGGATTTTTCCACGTGCGATCCGTGCTGACTCCGCGAGGATATTACGTTTTTCATCAGTCACTTGGCCACTAAGATGATTCACGACACGCCGCTGATCTTTGTCCGGCGCAAAGCAGATGGCTTCAGCTCCGGCTCGGTCGATTGCAAGTAGAGTCAAGACAGCTTCGTGGATTTCTGAACCATCATAAACACCACATCCGCTGAGTACGACACCGACTTTTTTCATCATTAAGTCCTCATTTCATTACATCAACTAATTGATTTTTTAATTGACAAACACTAATCTACATCACACATTTTAATGATACTCGTAACGAGCAACGGCATTTTGCTATGTTGTCAGTTGCCTGAAATGTACTTACTACACTTGCGAGCCAACAAACCTGAAATCAATGGCAGGTGTACCAGTTTCCCTGGTGTTGGCGCATAATTCGCGCACCCCGGCTTCGGTCGGGGTCATTTTTTTCCAGCCTTGGCCACCCACGCTTTCAACACGCCGACATCATGTCGCCAATCTTGTTTCAACTCGTCAATCCATTCATGCACATTGTCCCACCATGCAGGCAACGTCGTCGTTTGAATCTGTTGAGCCACCTGCTGCAGATGCCGCAACCCGACAGACCCCGCCGCGCCCTTGATTTTGTGACCTTCTTCTGCGATGCCCTTCTGGTCGCGCGCCGTCATGTTGGACTCCAGCACCGCCAGATAACCCGGCATCATCTGCTCGAACATCTCCAGGCTCTGGTGAATCAGCGAGGGGCCGACCAAATCCAGGTACTGCTGCAACATGGCGACGTCCAGCAACGACTCAAGGGTGGAGTCATCGACTGTCGCATCGGCGACCGTCTCTGGCGCGCGATGTTCGGGAGCATCCCAGTGCTGTTTGATGATCGCCGTGAGCGCCGGAACCACCAGCGGTTTGCTCAGCACGTCATCCATGCCCGCATCCAAATAGTCTTTCTTGTCCTTCAGCACGTTGGCGGTCAGCGCCACCAGCGGAGGCAACGTTTTCTGGCCGTAGCGGATACGCAGCTCGCGCGCCACATTCAGTCCGGTCATGTCCGGCAGTTGGATATCCAGCAACACCAGGTCGAACTCTTCGGGGTCGAACATCGCCAGCGCTTCCTGACCGGTCATCGCCACTTCAACGCTGCTACCCAGTTTTTCCAGCACCGAACGCGCGACGACGACGTTCAGTTCGATATCTTCCACCAGCAGGACATGCAACGCAGGCAACGGCAGCGTTTCATCGCCGTCCTCATGTGTTTCCGCTTCTTCCACCATCGGTGCGGATACCGTCAGCGTGAAGCAGGAGCCTTCGCCCAATTTGCTGGTGACCTGAATATCTCCGCCCATGTTTTGCGCGAGCCGTTTGGAAACGGCCAGACCGATACCGGTGCCGGTAGCCGGTTTACCGCCGTTCTGATCTTTCACCTGGTAATACATGGAAAATATTTTTTCGAGTTCATCATCCGGGATGCCCATGCCGGAATCCGCAACCTCGAAACGCAGGCCATGGTTCTGGTCGTGCCCGACACGGATCACCACCTTGCCGCTCTGGGTAAATTTCACGGCGTTGCTCAGCAGATTCCACAGAATCTGACGCAGACGCGTACCGTCGGCGATGATGCATTTCGGCAATGGCTGCTGCAGGTCCATCTCCAGTTGCAGACCTTTAGGTTCGGCCAGCAGGCCGCCCAGATTTTCCAGATCGGCGACAAAGCCGATGAAATCTACCGGCTGGTTGTCGAGCTGGACCTTGCGCCGCTCCTGCTTGTCCATTTCGATCACGTCGTTGAAGATATTGCCGAGGGTGATGGCGCTAACGTGAATGGTTTTCAGATATTTTCGCTGCTCCGCATCCAGGTGGGTGTCAAGCAAAATTCGGCTGAGGCCGACAATGCCGTTAAGCGGCGTGCGAAGCTCGTGGCTGATCGTTGAGATAAAAGTGGTCTTCTCCCTGCTGGCTTTCTCTAACGCGTCCTGGTAACGCTTACGTTCCGTTATATCGCGGCCAAATCCCATGAGCCCATGCCGCTTACCCTGATGGTCGTAAAATGGCACCTTGCGCAACTCGAAACAGGATTTTCGTCCATCCGGATACACCAGCCACTGTTCGTAGGTCAGGGAGACGTTATGGCGGAACACTTTTTCGTCCGTCTCAACCACCTTGGCCGCGATATCCTGCGGATAGACGTCGAAGGGAGTCAGGCCGATCATCTGCTTCTGGCTCTTGCCCAACAGCAGTTCCATAGCGCGGTTGCAGCCGGAGAACGCCTTGTTTTCGTTGCGGTAGTAAACCAGATCCGGCGACGCATCGAGGAAAGAACGCAGCAGCGCCGACTGCTGCTCCAGCTCCACCTGCGCCTGTTCACGCCGCGCCATTTCTTCGCGCAGCTTGCTGAGCATTTCAAAGCGCGACTTTTCGGCTTTAATGCGATCGGTGATTTCTTGATTGAGCTGGCCGATGTTATTTTGCAGTTTGGCGTTCAGCTCCTGATCGCGATGTCGCATCACCTCTAATTTGGCCACCAAACGCGACAAGCGCTGTCGAGACTCTTCAAGCTGCTCGACCACTACCGACAGGAAATAAACCGCCCAGGGCGTGATTAGAAGGCCAAAAAAGATGGATCGCACCACATCGATGCGTTCGACCTGACCGCTGAGCAACATGGTCACCGCCATCTGGACCAGCAGCGCCAATAGCACCAGCGCTGAAGCCAGCAGAATGGAAAAGCGAACCAGCCCAAGTCTCACCATTAAATCAACGTAATACTGGGCTAATAGCCGAATTTGCTTCATAGAATTCTTCCTTCATCGAGATCCCGCAAATCATACCGTAAAAGTGATGATGCGCGGGAAATGAGCAGAGGGTTTGAGAACGGGGTATAACGTCAGGTGGGAACAAAACGGAACGCATCGCCCAGAGCGGAACCCTGAACGCCGTGCTGAGACAGATAGCGGTCGATCTCCACCATCCCGGTCCAGCGATTTTCGCACCACAAGGGAGCCAGCAGCGTCGGACGACGGGCGCTGGCGGAGATGCGATGGTAGACCACATCGGCAGGCGTGTGACGAATCATTTCACCAGCCGTAGTCACATACTGCGCCAGCGGCAGCTCCGGCAATCGACCCGCGCGCCAGGCTTTGCCCATGATGCTGCCATCAACGATATGGAGAGGATGCAGCTTCAAACCGTCGGCCCCGGCGTCAACCACCCGGCGCAGCGTCGACAGACAATCCTTTTCGTCCTCTCCCGGCAGACCGACGATCAGATGCGTGCAAACTTTGAGGCCGCGCTCCCTGGCCCGGCGCGTCGTCTGCTGGTAGCAGTCAAACGTGTGACCGCGGTTGATACGATACAACGTCTTGTCATTCGCCGTTTGCAGGCCCAACTCCAGCCAGACCTCATAGCCCTGCTCGCGATACTCGGAAAGCAGGGCCAGCACAGCGTCCGGGACACAATCAGGCCGGGTGCCGACGCACAGGCCCACCATATCGGCCTGTGTCAGCGCTTCGCGATACATGGATGCCAGAACCTGCACCTCCGCGTAAGTACTGGTGTAGGCCTGGAAATAGGCCAGATAACGCTTGGCTCGATTGACCTTACCGGCCTGAGCGGACAGCTGATCGGCGATACTGCGCTGCTGCATCTGTTCGTCGGCGAACGATGCCACATTGCAGAACGTGCAGCCTCCCCGGCCTAAGGTGCCGTCGCGATTCGGACAGTTGAAGCCACCGTGCAGGGTCAGCTTGTGAATTTTTTCGCCATAACGACGCTGGAGATCGCCGCCAAACATGTTGATTAATCTTTGTAATTGCATATTCTGACTTTCCTCCTCCGCGGGAGGAGCCTACCTTTTCCCCGCCCTGCGTGCGATGACGCCGATCAAGTCCCCCTTACCGCCATTTTGAATAATTATTCTAATTTAGTGAAAATAAAGTCATGGATGGCTTGATTAATTTTGCTAATCACCTGCGCGCGTCGCATTAGAAGTTGACCAGAGATTAAAAAACAGTGGCATGAGTTAAAAAACGGAAATCTGTCAGAATAAGATGCCATTAAGTCGAGATAATGCAGCACGTCGGGACATCAATCCGGCATTATTATAGTGATACACCTCACATTTCGTCCGGACTTCGCGTTGATAAAATGTGTTCTTTTTGTTGTAAAAAACCTTATTTATCATAGCCATAAGTAAATATTATCCTTGAAATACCGATTTATGTAGGGGATTTGACCTGAACAGGGTTTCTCGCTAATTTGGGAAATGGCTGGAAGCTTTCCTGACGAGACGACAACTCGTCATATTTATGCAGTAACAAGAAGACTCCCTCATCAAGCAAGTCATCACCCCTTGTGAGACCGTCACGAGAGTCCGGAAATAGAGAGCGTCATTTTCCGCTGAGATATTCACTCTCAGTGAGGGGCCGCTCGCGGTAAAGTCGCCTGCATTGAGCTGGCGATGAGGTAGTCATACAGAGCCTGGGGAGGTTCATTCATATGTTGTACGATGCATCCCATGAAAAAGACAACTGTGGCTTCGGACTAATCGCCCATATAGAAGGTGAGCCGAGCCACAAGGTCGTGCGTACCGCCATTCACGCACTGGCCCGTATGCAGCACCGTGGTGCGATCCTTGCCGACGGCAAGACCGGCGACGGCTGCGGCCTGTTACTTCAGAAGCCCGACCGTTTCTTCCGTCTGGTGGCGGAAGAGCGCGGCTGGCGGCTGGCGAAAAATTACTCCGTCGGCATGATGTTCCTCAGCCAGGACGAAGAGGTCGCTAAAGCGACCCGCCGGATTGTGGAAGAAGAGCTGCAGAACGAGACGCTGTCCGTTCTGGGCTGGCGCGAAGTGCCGACCAATCCGGATGTTCTGGGTGAAATCGCCCTCTCCTCCCTGCCGCGTATCGAACAGATTTTCGTTAACGCCCCTGCCGGCTGGCGCCAGCGCGATATGGAGCGACGCCTGTTTATGGCCCGTCGCCGCATTGAAAAACGCGTGCAGGATAACGATTTCTACGTGTGCAGCTTCTCCAATCTGGTGACGATCTATAAAGGTCTGTGCATGCCGGCGGATCTGCCGCGCTTTTATCTGGACCTGGCCGACCTTCGCCTGGAATCAGCCATCTGCTTGTTCCATCAGCGTTTTTCAACCAATACCGTGCCGCGCTGGCCGCTGGCGCAGCCGTTCCGTTATCTGGCCCACAACGGCGAAATCAACACTATCGCCGGCAACCGCCAGTGGGCGCGTGCGCGCGCTTACAAATTTAAAACACCGCTGATCCCGGATCTGCGCGACGCCGCGCCGTTCGTCAATGAAACCGGCTCGGACTCCAGCTCGCTGGACAACATGCTGGAGCTGTTCCTCGCCGGTGGTATGGACATAGTGCGCGCCATGCGTCTACTGGTGCCGCCCGCCTGGCAGAACAACCCTGACATGGATCCTGAGCTGCGCGCGTTCTTCGACTTCAACTCCATGCACATGGAGCCGTGGGACGGTCCGGCGGGCATCGTGTTGTCAGACGGTCGCTACGCCGCCTGTAACCTCGACCGCAACGGGCTGCGCCCGGCGCGTTACGTCATCACCACCGACAAGCTGATCACCTGTGCTTCCGAAGTCGGGATCTGGGACTACCAGCCGGATGAAGTGGTGGAAAAAGGCCGCGTTGGTCCCGGCGAACTGATGGTGATCGACACGCAGGAAGGACGCATCCTTCACTCCGGCGAAACCGACAACGATCTGAAAAGCCGCCATCCTTACAAAGAGTGGATGGAAAGAAACGTTAAACGTCTGGTGCCGTTCGAAGAGATGCCGGACGATCAGGTCGGACGGCGCGATCTGGACGACGTGCAGCTCGAGGCCTACCAGAAGCAATTCGGCTACAGTAACGAAGAGCTGGACCAGATCCTGCGCGTACTCGGCGAGAACGGCCAGGAAGCCACCGGCTCGATGGGCGACGATACGCCGTTTGCGGTACTGTCCAGCGGTCCGCGCATCGTCTATGACTACTTCCGCCAGCAGTTCGCGCAGGTCACCAACCCGCCGATTGACCCGCTGCGTGAAGCACACGTGATGTCGCTCGCCACCTGCATCGGCCGTGAAATGAACGTCTTCAGCGAAGCGGAAGGACAGGCTTACCGCCTGAGTTTTAAATCGCCGATTCTGCTCTACTCCGATTTCAATCAGCTGATCCATCAGGATCAGGAGCACTACCGCGCCGACCAAATTGACCTCACCTTCGATCCTCAGCAGCAGTCGCTGCAGGAAACGATTGAGAAACTGTGCGACGAAGCGGAAAGCAAAGTGCGCGACGGCACGGTGTTACTGGTGCTGACCGACCGTGCGATCGCCAAGGATCGCCTGCCGGTGCCCGCCCCAATGGCAGTGGGAGCCATTCACAGCCGTCTGGTCGAACAGAGTTTGCGTTGCGACGCCAACATCATTGTAGAAACCGCGAGCGCCCGCGATCCGCACCATTTCGCCGTGTTGCTGGGCTTTGGCGCCACCGCGATTTACCCGTATCTGGCCTATGAAACGCTGGCGCGCATGGTGGATAACCGCACTATCGATAAACCGCACCGCGTGGTGATGCTGAATTACCGCAACGGCATCAACAAAGGCCTGTACAAGATTATGTCCAAAATGGGCATCTCGACCGTGGCGTCCTACCGCTGCTCCCGGCTGTTCGAATCGGTCGGTCTGCATCAGGACGTCGCCCGCAGTTGCTTCCCGGGCGTGGTCAGCCGCATCGGCGGCGCCAACTTCAGTGACTTCGAGCAGGATTTGCAGAATCTGGCTAAACGTGCCTGGCTGAAACGTCAGCCGCTCGAGCACGGCGGCCTGCTGAAATTCGTCTATAACGGCGAATATCACGCCTATAACCCCGACGTGGTCAAAACCTTGCAGACCGCCGTCCAAAGCGGCGAGTACAGCGACTATCAGCACTACGCCAAACTGGTCAATGAACGTCCGGCGGCAACGCTGCGCGACCTGCTGGCCGTCAAGCCGCAGGAGAAAAGTACGGCAATCGCTCTCGATCAGATAGAACCCGCATCAGAGCTGTTCAAACGCTTCGACACCGCCGCCATGTCCATCGGCGCGCTCAGTCCGGAAGCGCACGAATCGCTGGCTGAGGCAATGAACACGCTGGGCGGCTACTCCAACTCCGGCGAAGGCGGCGAAGACCCGGCGCGTTACCGCACTAACAAGGTATCCCGCATCAAACAGGTGGCCTCCGGCCGTTTCGGCGTCACCCCGGCCTATCTGGTCAACGCCGACGTGATTCAGATTAAAGTGGCGCAGGGCGCAAAACCGGGCGAAGGCGGTCAGTTACCGGGCGACAAGGTCACGCCTTACATCGCCAGACTGCGTTATTCCGTTCCCGGCGTGACGCTGATTTCGCCGCCGCCGCATCATGATATCTACTCTATCGAAGATCTGGCGCAGCTGATTTTCGACCTGAAGCAAATCAACCCGAAAGCGATGATTTCGGTGAAGCTGGTGTCCGAACCCGGCGTAGGTACCATCGCCACCGGGGTGGCGAAAGCCTATGCGGACCTGATCACCATCGCCGGCTATGACGGCGGCACCGGCGCCAGCCCGCTGACCTCCGTGAAGTATGCGGGCTGTCCGTGGGAGCTGGGTCTGGTGGAAACACAGCAGGCGTTGGTGGCCAACGGCCTGCGCCACAAAATTCGCTTGCAGGTGGATGGCGGACTCAAAACCGGGTTGGACATCATCAAAGCCGCAATTCTGGGGGCGGAAAGCTTCGGCTTTGGCACCGGACCGATGGTCGCACTCGGCTGCAAATACCTGCGTATCTGTCACCTGAACAACTGCGCCACCGGCGTGGCGACGCAGGACGACAAGCTGCGCCGCGATCACTATCACGGCCTGCCGGAACGCGTGATCAACTACTTCCATTTCATCGCGCGGGAAACCCGCGAGCTAATGGCCGAACTGGGCATCAGCCAACTGGTGGACCTGATCGGCCGCACCGATCTGCTGACGGAGCTGGACGGTTTTACCGCCAAGCAGAACAAGCTGGATCTGGCGCCGCTGCTGAAAACCGCCACGCCGCAGCCGGGCAAAGCCTTGTACTGCACCGAAAACAACCCGCCGTTTGACCAGGGGCTGTTGAATAAAGCACTGCACGAACAGGCGCTGCCGCACGTCGAAGCCCGACAGAGCAAAACGTTCTATTTCGACATTCGCAACACCGACCGTTCCGTCGGCGCCACGCTCTCCGGCGCCATCGCCGAGAAATATGGCGATCAGGGGCTGGCGAGCGATCCGATCAAAGCCTACTTCACCGGCACCGCAGGCCAGAGCTTCGGCGTCTGGAACGCCGGCGGCGTGGAGCTGACGCTGACCGGCGACGCCAACGACTATGTCGGTAAAGGCATGGCGGGAGGCATGATCGCCGTCCGTCCGCCCGTCGGCTCGGCCTTCCGCAGCCACGAAGCCAGCATCATCGGCAACACCTGCCTCTACGGCGCCACCGGCGGCAAACTGTTCGCTGCCGGGCGCGCAGGTGAACGTTTCGCCGTGCGTAACTCCGGCGCCATCACGGTGGTGGAAGGCATTGGCGACAACGGCTGCGAGTACATGACGGGCGGCATCGTCTGTATTCTGGGACGCACCGGCGTGAACTTCGGCGCCGGGATGACCGGCGGCTTCGCCTACGTGCTGGATGAGGACGGTGAATTCCGTAAGCGCGTCAATCCGGAGCTGGTCGAAGTCCTGAATGTCGATAGCCTGGCGATCCACGAAGAACATTTGCGCGGCATGATCACCGAACATGTTCAGCACACCGGCTCGTCACGCGGCGAAGACATCCTCGCCAACTGGCCGGTATGGGCGGCGAAATTCGCACTGGTGAAACCGAAGTCCAGTGATGTACAGGCGCTGTTGGGTCATCGTAGTCGTTCCGCAGCTGAGCTGCGGGTTCTGGCGCAGTAAGAGGTCATCATGAGTCAAAATGTTTATCAATTTATCGACCTACAGCGCGTAGATCCGCCGAAGAGACCGCTGAAAGTACGTAAGATTGAGTTTATCGAAATTTACGAACCATTTTCAGAAAGTCAGTCCAAAGCTCAGGCAGACCGTTGTCTGTCCTGCGGCAACCCTTACTGCGAATGGAAGTGTCCGGTGCATAACTACATCCCCAACTGGCTGAAACTTGCCAATGAGGGACGTATTATCGAAGCCGCGGAGCTCTCTCACCGGACGAACAGCTTGCCTGAGGTCTGCGGGCGCGTTTGTCCGCAAGATCGCCTGTGTGAAGGCTCCTGCACACTGAACGATGAGTTCGGCGCGGTGACGATCGGCAACA
It encodes:
- a CDS encoding penicillin-binding protein activator, with translation MLPLNYVRAHIGRVIPVVLAALFLAGCPSQAPQNPSNQQVAVKAGAASDYYLQQMQQGGDDNKADWQLLAIHALIQEGKLPQALAQWSALPASLNDRQQLEQRLLNAELAVARNDMNAANGALSPLDVNALSGQQQERYYQALISANQAQPSLTLLRAYIAQEPQLQSDARQRNIDLTWSALTRLSPQIIDSIAINADENTLAGWLDLLTTYQSKTAAPAELKTAIADWQARYPRHPAAKTLPTVLMQQGTGPNLSTSGSIALLLPLNGQAQVYSKAIQAGFSAARDGQAMPNAPVQTPEVAPITTTPEDSTPAATANQALAAPAQEQPASVTAAPAPYSTAATPDPTSSRVAVKVYDTTGQQLANVIAQAQKDGATMIVGPLLKNDVEQLPAAQTTLPVLALNQPEHVQPSPNICYFALSPEDEARDAAQFIHSQGKQQPLVLAPRGSLGDRVTAAFAAAWQQQGGAAPLQQRIGSTAELKQAINNGAGISLSGQPIVAEPTSPQPQSSTTIGGLNIPAQVPPTPAETSAGGVDAVYIIATPDELSLIKPMIDLRNKSRARAALYASSRSNQAGFGPDFRLEMEGLQFSDIPLLTGANPSLMQQTTAQFRNDYSLVRLFAMGMDAWTLANNFSSLRQPPGYRLEGSTGQLSATPDCVVNRKLTWLQFRQGQLVPAS
- the elbB gene encoding isoprenoid biosynthesis glyoxalase ElbB, which encodes MKKVGVVLSGCGVYDGSEIHEAVLTLLAIDRAGAEAICFAPDKDQRRVVNHLSGQVTDEKRNILAESARIARGKIQPLSAADAEQLDALIVPGGFGAAENLSDFATRGSECQVDEELKILTQEIYKKSKPIGFVCISPAMLPRLLGAPVRLTIGNDIDTAEAIEAMGGMHVTCPVDDIVVDAEHKVVTTPAYMLANSIGEVARGIEKLVAHVLELTK
- the diaA gene encoding DnaA initiator-associating protein DiaA — its product is MLDRIKVCFTESIQTQIAAAEALPDAISRAAVTMVQSLLNGNKILSCGNGTSAANAQHFAANMINRFETERPSLPAIALNADNVVLTAISNDRLHEEIYAKQVRALGHAGDILLAISTHGNSRDIVKAVEAAVTRDMTIVALTGYDGGELAGLLGQQDVEIRIPSHRNARIQEMHMLTVNCLCDLIDNTLFPHQND
- the dolP gene encoding division/outer membrane stress-associated lipid-binding lipoprotein, translated to MRIYSCIAVLSAALLLQGCIGAVAIGSAAVATKTATDPRTVGTQVDDGTLEMRVSNTLAKDQQLSKEARIVATVYQGKVLLTGQSPKAELSSRARQIALGVEGTTEVYNEIRQGTPISLGTASMDTWITTKVRSQLLASDQVKSSNVKVTTENNEVFLLGLVTRREGAAAAQIASKVSGVKHVTTAFTYLE
- the mtgA gene encoding monofunctional biosynthetic peptidoglycan transglycosylase codes for the protein MKSGRALSHFASGFKRAIVRAVVIILGIWLLAIALFAFLPVPFSAVMIDRQVSAWLRGDFSYIAHSEWVSMDEIAYAMPLAVIAAEDQKFPQHWGFDLVAIDAALRHNEENEGRIRGASTLSQQTVKNLLLWDGRSWVRKGLEAGLTTVMELTWSKRRILTVYLNIVEFGPGIFGVEEASRHFFHKSASRLTASEAALLASVLPNPIRFRVDRPSGYMIRRQQWVLRQMSQIGGEAFLKNNELR
- a CDS encoding YraN family protein, with protein sequence MKTRETGNDYERRARRYLERAGLMFVAGNVTLRGGELDLIMRDGPIWVFVEVRYRRNADFGGAAASVTRRKQQKLLRTAAVWLSHQGGGFEHTDCRFDVLAITGDQMEWLPNAFGNQE